CAGGACATCATCGCCATTCTCGGCGTCGATGAGTTGAGCGAAGAGGATAAGCTGGTCGTACACCGTGCCCGCCGCATGGAGCGGTTCCTGTCGCAGCCGTTCCTCGTGGCCGAAGTGTTCACGGGCAAGCCGGGCGAAATCACGTCGCTGGCCGACACCATCCGCAGCTTCGAGGAAATCGCCGACGGCAAGTGGGACCACCTGCCGGAAAGCGCGTTCATGTACGTCGGCCCGATCGAGCAGGCCGACGAGCAAGCCAAGAAGATGGCGAAGAAATAGTAGCCAGTAGTCGGTTGCCAGTAGTCAGTGTTCAATACGACCTCTGGTTACCGACACTCGCGAAAACCGACAACGTCGCCATTTCCTTACTGACTACCGACTACTGTCTACTGTCTACTGACTACTGACTACCGACTACTGCAATGTCCCATTCCGAAGCGCACGCGGGCGTCCACATGAGCGTTCCTGGAGAAGCCCAGATGAGCGGCGTTCACATTTTGACCGTGATCGTCGTCACGCCCGAAGCGACGGTGCGCGAAACGCCGGCGCAATTCGTCGTGGTGCCGCTGTACGACGGAGAGCTGGGGATCGCCCCCAACCATAGCGCCATGATCGGCCGGCTGGGGTATGGCGAAATGCGGATCGTCGAAGGGAACCGCACGGACCGGTACTACGTCGACGGCGGCTTCGTGCAGGTGTCGCACAACGTGGTCTCGGTGCTCACCAATCGCGCGGTGCCGGCCGAACAAATCGACGGCGAGGCCGCGGCCGAGCAGCTGAGTGCCGCCCGCCATCGCCCGGCGCACACGCCCGAGCTCTTGGCAATTCGTGAACGGGTCGAGCTGCAAGCCCGGGCCCAGATTCGCGTGGCGGCTCGTGTTGGCAAGCCGACCGGGTCGCACGCCGGCAGCGGCCACTAAGCCGACTCTCACCGTGAAATCTGGGGCGCCATGCTCACGCTCGCGTGAGCATGTAGTTCGCAAAGCCTCGCCCGATTCTTCGCGAGGTCAGCGGGGCCACGGCGAGCGCGGCCACGGCACCCTGAGCCAGTAGATATCTCAGGAAACCCGTCTGAAAGTGATCGACGGGTCTTCCTCCAGCACGGCAGCAAGGAAGCCAGTCGCGCGATTCGATGGTGTATTCGTAGGGCATCGTGAGGTAAAGCTGAGTCGTTTAGTCTAGTCGGCTGGTGTGGTCACGGCCCTCGCGGCGGCACGAATTCCGCCGATCGCGGCTTATCCACGACTAGCGGCTGCTTATCGCCCACGTTGTGTTGCCATTCTTCGAGCAGACGCGTCATCCGTGCGATCTGCTCGGCACTTCGCGAGTCGCTCGATAGGTCCCGCATCTCGTCCGGGTCGTTCGCCAGATCAAATAGCTGCGTGCGATTGATCTGCGGATAGCGAATCAATTTCCAACGCTCGTCGCGTACGGCCCGCTGCACGTCGCGATAGGCGGTCCCTAGACTGTCACGCACTTTCGCCTTCTCGCCGCGCAGGATCGGCGCCAGGCTCTGGCCGTCGACCTCGTCGGGCGTCTTCGCACGGGCCAGGGCGCAAATCGTCGGCAACAGATCGAGCAGATAGACAAGGGCCTCGGACGAACCGTGCTTGATGCCCGGCCCCGTGAATACCAGCGGCACGTGCATCGAGTGTTCGTACAGATTCTGCTTGCCGAACAGACCGTGACTGCCGACGGCCAGGCCGTGATCCGACGTGAAGATAACGATCGTCTCGCCGGCGTCTTTCTGCTCGGCAAGCGCCGCCAGCAAGCGGCCGATGTGAAAGTCGAGCCCGCTGATCACGGCGTAATACTCGCGCAATTGCCGGCGCACTTCTTCCGGTGTGCGCGGCCAGGGGGCCAGCCGCTCGTCGCGCACGGTCATCTCGCCATTGTCAAACGGGTGTACAGGCAGGTAATTGCGAGGCAGCGGAATCTCGTCCTCGGGGTACAAATCCAAGAACCTCTGCTCGGCCACGCGCGGGTCGTGCGGCGCTTCGAACTCCAGCACCATCAGCCACGGCGCTGGCTCGCGATAGGAATCGAGAAACCTGATCGCGCCGTCGACGATCGTGTGGCCCGGCTCGCCGCTGGTGCGCTCGCGCTCGTCATCGTCGAGATACTGGCTGCGATCGAAACGTTTATGGATCTCGCGCGCGACGTTGCCGCGCTTGCCGTGGTGATAGGTGAAATACCCCGTGCTTTTGAGAGCGTCAGGCAAGTTCGGCCCGTTGCCGGGAGCGAGCCCCTTGGGCCAATCACGAAAATAAGTCTGGCCCGACAGCAGCATGTTCCGGCTGGGGGTGCAGACGGCGGGCTGATTGCTACCCAGGCAGTAGGCATTCCGAAACGCGAACCCCTCGCGTACCAGACGATCGAGATGCGGCGTTTTGACGCTCGTGTTCCCCAGGGCGGCGATGCCATCGGCGCGCAAGTCGTCGGCCACCAGCAGCAGAATATTCGGCGATTTCGCGGTCGCTTCGGCGGCGGTGGCAAGTCGCGCGGCGGTCAGGACGAGCGTCGCCAGCAGAGTCACTTGCGCGAACCGTCGTGCAGTAAGAAACACGATTTCGTAAGCTTTTGCTGGGTGTTGGAAGTAAGGCCGCTGACGAGATTGTAAGGTCGCCGCCACCGCCTGTAAAAATTCAAAAAGCGATTAGCTTCTCGCCAGGCAATTTGCGATAATCCGGGGCAGCGGCCGCGAGAGCGACAGGGAAACTCGCGGGGGGCTTCCTCCGCTACGCTCGCGCTCGAACGGTTCGCCAGGAACAAAGAGTCGAACAATCGGCGGAGGCTATCGATATGCGGTTGTCGCGCATCATGCGGCAGGTCGCCGCTCTCTCGTTGGCTGTGGGTTTCTTTGCCCCGCAGTTTTTCCGTGTAACACAGCTGCGCGCGGGACCAACGTCGCGAGGCACTGACTAGCGAATCGATGTCTAAGAGTCCGAATGTAAAGAGCGATCGGAACAGGGAACATTTACGAAGCGGATCTCGGAGCGGGAGACCAACATGAACAGGCAGGGATACGTACGGCAAGGCATCGCGGCAATTCTTTTTGCTTCGGTAGCAGTTTTCACATCGGCCGCTCTCGTCACGACACAGGCCGCCGAGCCTGCGACCAGAGACAAGGCGCCTGCGACGAAAGGCCAAGCACCCGCGACAAAAGACAAAAAGGGCGGCACCAGGCACGCTGAGAAAGAATCGCAGCCCGCCGAGGCACAGGTCCTGCTCGACAAGGCCCTTTCGGCCGAGGCCACGGGCGACACGCAGGCACGTGGCGAGTATCTGCAACAAGCGCTGGCGGCGGATCCTGATTTCGCGCCGGCCCATTGGCAGCTTGGCGAAATGAAGATCGACGGCCAATGGCTGTCGGTCGATAGTGCCGCGGCCACCAGCACGATGGCCGCAAAATTCCATGAATACCGGCTACGCCGCGCCAAAACTCGTGCCACGGCCGACGAGCAGATCAAGTTCGCCGCGTGGTGCAGCGAGAAGGGACTGACGGATCAAGCGCGGATGCACCTGCAGGCGGCCATGTCCATGCGCCCCACGCACAATCAGCAGCGCGACATCATGAAGAAGCTCGACCTGGTGCGTTATCAGAAGCAACTGATGCCTGCCGCCAAGGCCGACTTGTACAAGAAGCACGACAAGGAACTCGAAGCGTTGATGCACAAGTGGAAGCCGATCCTGACGCGCTGGCGCGGCGATCTGGAAAGTCGCGATGCCAGCCGGCAAATCGACGCGGAACAAAAACTGAACGACATCAAGGACGTCGCCGTCATTCCGGTGCTGGAAACCGTTTTTGCCAAGTCCGGGGCCACGGCCGGCGCGGCAGCCGTCAAGGTCATCGCCGCCATGCCCGAGATCAAGGCCTCGGAATCGCTGGTCCGTTTCGCCGTTCTGGCCGAGAACGAGGAAGTGCGCCAAGCAGCTGCCGAAGCGCTTCGGTCGCGCGACGTCTTCAGCTATGTGCCGATGCTGCTCGCGGGCCTGAGCAATCCGATCGAAATCAGCTTCCAGTCGTTTGCCGGCGAAGGGGGCATTTTTGGCGAGCGCTTGACCCTCTATCGCGAGGGGCCCGAAGCCAACATGTTGTACACCTCGGGCGTGACCGCGCTCCCGAATTTTACGCCCGCCGTGGGCGGCCTCACGATCCCACAAACGGCGCAAGCCGAGCAGCGCGTCGCCGCCCAAGCGGCCCAGGACAGCGTCACCGCGCAGGCCGCCATGGCCGAGAATGCTCGGTCGGCGTGGGCCAACGAGCGGATCATCGCCGCGTTGCGCATCGCGACAGACAACGACAGCATGGGCGAAGATGCCAAGGATTGGTGGAACTGGTGGTCGGAGTACAACGAGCTGCACTACGCCGGCAGTCCGGAAACGTACGAGATCAATCGCTCGACGTACACGTACTACGGGGCGGCGACCTATTATCCCACCCCGTCGACGGCGCCGGCTCAATCCTCGTCTCAGTCGTCTCAACTGTCCGACTCCAAGACCACGCCGACGTACCAGCCGCCTACTCTTAACACCAGACCAGGGCAGCCGGCGTCCACATATCGTTACGGTCTGCCCACGAACATGCACTGGGATAGCGGCAAGATCGCCTGCTTCGTGCCGGGCACGATCGTGTGGACGGTCACCGGCAAGATGCCGATCGAGGAAGTGCGCGTCGGCGACCTGGTGCTGTCGCAAAATGTCGAAACCGGCGAGCTCGCCTACAAGCCGGTCGAGCGCGTTACCAAGGGGCCGCCGCTGCCGCTGGTCGAGATTCATGTCGGCCAGCAGACGATTCGCTCGACGATGGGGCACCTGTTCTGGGTCTCGGGCACTGGCTGGCGCATGGCCAAGGAATTGAAAGTCGGCGACCGCCTGCACACGACCAAGGGCACGCTCGCGATCGACAGCGTCGAAAAGACCGGCGAGGCGTCGTGCCACAACCTGGTCGTGACCGACTTCACCACCTTCTTCGTCACCGACGAGCAGATCCTGGTCCACGATATCGACGTACACGGACCGACGCTCTGTACCGTGCCGGGATTCTCGGCCAATTAAACGGGAGGAGGCAACTGCGGGAAGCGGGCAGCCTTTGAGCGAGGCCAGGCAGAAACAGGGGAATGGAACGAATTGGGCCAGGAACAGATCTGGAACAGGAGCAGGGAATGAAAAGGCATTTGGTCGTTTGGGCCGCCGTCGCGGCCGCCTTCGCAATGGAATCTTCGTGTCCGTGGGCCTACGCGGCCACCCCGGCCGACAAGGGCGTGCCGGGCAAGGGTTCGGCGCCGACTGATAGTGCGCCCGCCGATAGTGCATCCGTCGAGGCCGCGGCGCTTGTGCGCAAGGCGCTTCTGGCCGAGGTCGCGGGAAACCTGCAGGCGCGGGCCGATGCGCTGCGCCAGGCGGTAACGATCGCACCGGAATTCGCGCCGGCCCATTGGCAATCGGGCGAAGTGAAAGTCGGTGAGCGCTGGCTGGCCGTCGAGGATGCCGCGCGCGAGAACGAATGGTCGGGCAAGTTTCTGAGCTATCAAAAATCGCGCGCGGCCGCGCCGCAGACCGCTGATGGCCAGATGGCCCTGGCCCGCTGGTGCAAGGAGCAAGGGCTCGTCGAGCAGGAAAAAATCCATCTTGCCAATGCACTC
This genomic interval from Pirellulales bacterium contains the following:
- the atpC gene encoding ATP synthase F1 subunit epsilon, with protein sequence MSVPGEAQMSGVHILTVIVVTPEATVRETPAQFVVVPLYDGELGIAPNHSAMIGRLGYGEMRIVEGNRTDRYYVDGGFVQVSHNVVSVLTNRAVPAEQIDGEAAAEQLSAARHRPAHTPELLAIRERVELQARAQIRVAARVGKPTGSHAGSGH
- a CDS encoding sulfatase-like hydrolase/transferase, encoding MTLLATLVLTAARLATAAEATAKSPNILLLVADDLRADGIAALGNTSVKTPHLDRLVREGFAFRNAYCLGSNQPAVCTPSRNMLLSGQTYFRDWPKGLAPGNGPNLPDALKSTGYFTYHHGKRGNVAREIHKRFDRSQYLDDDERERTSGEPGHTIVDGAIRFLDSYREPAPWLMVLEFEAPHDPRVAEQRFLDLYPEDEIPLPRNYLPVHPFDNGEMTVRDERLAPWPRTPEEVRRQLREYYAVISGLDFHIGRLLAALAEQKDAGETIVIFTSDHGLAVGSHGLFGKQNLYEHSMHVPLVFTGPGIKHGSSEALVYLLDLLPTICALARAKTPDEVDGQSLAPILRGEKAKVRDSLGTAYRDVQRAVRDERWKLIRYPQINRTQLFDLANDPDEMRDLSSDSRSAEQIARMTRLLEEWQHNVGDKQPLVVDKPRSAEFVPPRGP
- a CDS encoding polymorphic toxin-type HINT domain-containing protein encodes the protein MNRQGYVRQGIAAILFASVAVFTSAALVTTQAAEPATRDKAPATKGQAPATKDKKGGTRHAEKESQPAEAQVLLDKALSAEATGDTQARGEYLQQALAADPDFAPAHWQLGEMKIDGQWLSVDSAAATSTMAAKFHEYRLRRAKTRATADEQIKFAAWCSEKGLTDQARMHLQAAMSMRPTHNQQRDIMKKLDLVRYQKQLMPAAKADLYKKHDKELEALMHKWKPILTRWRGDLESRDASRQIDAEQKLNDIKDVAVIPVLETVFAKSGATAGAAAVKVIAAMPEIKASESLVRFAVLAENEEVRQAAAEALRSRDVFSYVPMLLAGLSNPIEISFQSFAGEGGIFGERLTLYREGPEANMLYTSGVTALPNFTPAVGGLTIPQTAQAEQRVAAQAAQDSVTAQAAMAENARSAWANERIIAALRIATDNDSMGEDAKDWWNWWSEYNELHYAGSPETYEINRSTYTYYGAATYYPTPSTAPAQSSSQSSQLSDSKTTPTYQPPTLNTRPGQPASTYRYGLPTNMHWDSGKIACFVPGTIVWTVTGKMPIEEVRVGDLVLSQNVETGELAYKPVERVTKGPPLPLVEIHVGQQTIRSTMGHLFWVSGTGWRMAKELKVGDRLHTTKGTLAIDSVEKTGEASCHNLVVTDFTTFFVTDEQILVHDIDVHGPTLCTVPGFSAN